CAGACGCCAGGGGTCGCGTTTAGGTTTGAGGAGAAGCTGTCTATTGCCCAGCGCCTAGACGAGCTCGGAGTAGACACCATAGAGGCAGGCTTCCCCGCTAGCTCTGAGGGGGAGTTCCGGTCCGTTAAGGGGGTCGCTAACTTAGGATTGAGGGCCGAGGTCTGCGGGCTCGCTAGAGCTACTAAGGAGGACGTAGACGCCTGTCTAAAGGCAGATTTAAAGTGCATCCACACCTTCATAGGCACGTCCCCGTGGCACCTCAAGTACAAGCTCGGGATAAGCGAGGAAGAAGCGTTAAAGAGAGCAGTGGAGATAGTGAGCTACGTAAAGGACCACGGGTGTACTTGCGAGTTCTCGTGTGAAGATGCCACCCGTACCCCCTTCGACTTCTTGGTCAAAGTGTACAGGGGCGTGGAGGCAGCGGGCGTAGATAGGATCAACGTCCCGGACACCGTGGGGGTCATGTGCCCGGAGGCGATGAAGAACTTAATTTCAAGGCTGCGCCGGCACGTAAGGGTCCCTATCTCAGTCCACTGTCACAACGACCTAGGCCTAGCTACCGCCAACTCGCTGGCAGCAGCTGTCGCTGGGGCTCGGCAGGTTCAAGTTACAGTAAATGGCCTAGGCGAGAGGGCTGGCCACGCTAGCCTCGAGCAGGTGGTCGTTGGCCTAGAGCTACTTTACGGCGGGTCGACGGGCATTAAGAAGGAGCTAATAACCGAGGTGTCGAGGCTAGTCGAGAAGTACAGCTTAGTATTCAACCCTCCGAACTACCCTATAGTCGGCAGGAACGCCTTTGCACACCGATCGGGGATTCACGTGCACGGAGTAATAGAGGAGCCCGCTTGCTACGAGCCCTTCGACCCAGGCCTCGTAGGCCAGGCTAGGAGGATAGTGTTTGGAAAGCACTCAGGTAAGCATGGAGTAAGGAGCTTCCTTGAGGGCCTGGGGATTAAGGTTACAGAGGAACAGCTATCTGAAATAGTGGTGAAGATAAGGGAGTTGGGGGAGGTCAAGAAGGCGCTAATGGACGAAGACGTCTTCGCCATAGCCGAGGCAGTTGTAGGAGGGATCCCGGAGGGAGAGAAGCTGCTTAAGCTAAAGGAGCTGATAGTCGTTACCGGGAGCAACGTCACCCCGACGGCCTCAGTGACCATCGAGGCGGAGGGAAGGGAGCTGAGGGCGGCTGAGATTGGAGTAGGGCCTGTAGATGCCTCCGCGAGGGCCATAGAGAAGGCGATAGGGGCCATAGGCCACTACGTGCTCGAGGAGTTTAAAGTAGAGGCGATAACTGGAGGCACGGACTCGTTAGCAAGCGTGGAGATCTCGATTAAAGATAGGTACAACAATAGGTTTAGGGCGAAGGCGGTAGATGACGACATAGTCATGGCCTCAGTCAGCGCCTTAATGGACGCCATAAACAAGGCAATGCTGTACGAGAAGCTGAGGGCGAAGAGCTCTCTACAAACGTAGCTATATTTAGTAGATCGCGAAGCTATATTTAGTAGATCGCGAAGGGCGCGTACTTACTTAATCAAACGTTCCTCATTAAGCTTAATAAGCCCCCCTAGTAGCTATAGGGGCCAGTTCTGGCCTAATTAAGAGGAGGAGCCATGTTATTAGAGGTCAGATGGCACGGCAGGGGTGGCCAAGGAGCAGTGACGGCCGCGGAGATACTTGCCCAAGCAGCCATAGAGGAGGGGCTCCACGCCCAGGCAATGCCGTCCTTCGGGCCTGAGCGAAGAGGGGCCCCCGTCCAGGCATTCAACAGGATTAGCGACAAGCCCATTAGGACGAGGGGGGTGGTAAAGAGGCCGGACGTGGTCATAGTCATAGACGAGGGGCTCGTGGCCCTCAAGGAGGTGCTCGAAGGAATGAAGGAGGGGTCCAAGCTAGTAACGTGTAGCTCGAAGCCGGCCAAGGAAGTAAAGAGGATGCTAGGGCTTCAAGGCCCCGTGGCCTCGGTCGACGCCATAAGGATAGCCCTTGAGACGCTGGGCGCCTCGATAACGAACACCCCCATGCTCGGGGCCTTCGTTAAGGCCGTCGGCATCGTCAGCCTAGGCGCGGTGGTCAGTAAGGTAGAGGAGCGCTTTGGAGCTAAGCTAGGCCCTAAGAACGCGGAGGCCGTAAGGAGGGCTTACGAGGCCACTGAGGTGGCTTAGTTGACTAAGGCCAACCCCTCCTGGAGAGAGCTGCCGATAGCTGCGGTAATACTTGAGCCAGGCAACATCTCTGAGTCTAAGACGGGCGAGTGGAGGACGGGGCTGAAGCCGGTCAAGGACCAGGCTAAGTGCAAGAACTGCTACCTCTGCTGGGTGTTCTGCCCAGACATATCGATATCGATCGAGAACGACACGACGGCGATAGACTACTACCACTGTAAGGGGTGTGGGATATGCTCTAAGGTTTGCCCGTACAAGGCGATAACGATGGAGGAGGAGAGGTGGTGAGGGTGGCCAAGCGTATAGCTATTAGCGGGAACCACGCGATCTCGCTAGCCGTGAAGCTGGCCGACGTAGACGTCATAGCGGCCTACCCAATAA
This genomic window from Candidatus Nezhaarchaeota archaeon contains:
- a CDS encoding 2-oxoacid:acceptor oxidoreductase family protein gives rise to the protein MLLEVRWHGRGGQGAVTAAEILAQAAIEEGLHAQAMPSFGPERRGAPVQAFNRISDKPIRTRGVVKRPDVVIVIDEGLVALKEVLEGMKEGSKLVTCSSKPAKEVKRMLGLQGPVASVDAIRIALETLGASITNTPMLGAFVKAVGIVSLGAVVSKVEERFGAKLGPKNAEAVRRAYEATEVA
- a CDS encoding 4Fe-4S binding protein — translated: MTKANPSWRELPIAAVILEPGNISESKTGEWRTGLKPVKDQAKCKNCYLCWVFCPDISISIENDTTAIDYYHCKGCGICSKVCPYKAITMEEERW
- a CDS encoding 2-isopropylmalate synthase, whose amino-acid sequence is MEQRVYLGPYTEELIPELKLGRIRIFDTTLREGEQTPGVAFRFEEKLSIAQRLDELGVDTIEAGFPASSEGEFRSVKGVANLGLRAEVCGLARATKEDVDACLKADLKCIHTFIGTSPWHLKYKLGISEEEALKRAVEIVSYVKDHGCTCEFSCEDATRTPFDFLVKVYRGVEAAGVDRINVPDTVGVMCPEAMKNLISRLRRHVRVPISVHCHNDLGLATANSLAAAVAGARQVQVTVNGLGERAGHASLEQVVVGLELLYGGSTGIKKELITEVSRLVEKYSLVFNPPNYPIVGRNAFAHRSGIHVHGVIEEPACYEPFDPGLVGQARRIVFGKHSGKHGVRSFLEGLGIKVTEEQLSEIVVKIRELGEVKKALMDEDVFAIAEAVVGGIPEGEKLLKLKELIVVTGSNVTPTASVTIEAEGRELRAAEIGVGPVDASARAIEKAIGAIGHYVLEEFKVEAITGGTDSLASVEISIKDRYNNRFRAKAVDDDIVMASVSALMDAINKAMLYEKLRAKSSLQT